One part of the Phoenix dactylifera cultivar Barhee BC4 chromosome 4, palm_55x_up_171113_PBpolish2nd_filt_p, whole genome shotgun sequence genome encodes these proteins:
- the LOC113463291 gene encoding uncharacterized protein LOC113463291, which translates to MKLHYKHLKNVLHVDPYSHPYEQVTQEDWRHLIDDVWKSKEHKVRSKAGKKNRKKLEYNHCSGSRSFVATMTIQPEFNGYENLEFLEFYKKTVSKISIII; encoded by the exons ATGAAATTGCATTACAAGCATCTTAAGAACGTCTTACATGTGGATCCTTATAGTCATCCATACGAACAAGTGACTCAAGAGGATTGGCGCCACTTAATTGACGATGTGTGGAAAAGCAAAGAACACAAG GTGAGATCAAAAGCTGGCaaaaagaataggaaaaagCTTGAGTACAATCATTGTTCAGGATCTCGGTCATTTGTTGCAACAATGACTATACAG CCGGAGTTTAATGGTTATGAAAATCTTGAATTTTtagaattctataagaaaact GTATCTAAAATCTCAATAATCATTTAA
- the LOC103698543 gene encoding chromatin assembly factor 1 subunit A-like encodes MSRQTLGKRKRYILGFGDGPKPSSSSSTPSRVSQDHVGELQKLKAEMEEMKTEHEIEREELRRQLEQERREREEEKKEREEEQKQIAHLTSLVTEFLKGKTQTHKSSIHHDGAMYSTGGTNTR; translated from the exons ATGTCTAGGCAGACActtggaaaaagaaagagatacattcttggatttggggatgggccgaagccctcttcatcttcttccacaccTAGTCGTGTGTCACAAGACCATGTTGGGGAGTTGCAGAAACTTAAAGCTGAGATGGAAGAGATGAAGACGGAGCATGAGATAGAGCGTGAGGAGTTGCGGAGGCAATTGGagcaggagaggagagagcgtgaggaggaaaagaaagagcgaGAGGAAGAACAGAAGCAAATTGCACATCTTACAAGTTTGGTGACAGAGTTCTTAAAGGGAAAGACTCAAACGCACAAGTCATCTATCCATCATGATGGAGCCATGTATTCAACTGGTGGTACAAATACTCGTTG A